A window of the Brassica napus cultivar Da-Ae chromosome C5, Da-Ae, whole genome shotgun sequence genome harbors these coding sequences:
- the LOC106452130 gene encoding nitrile-specifier protein 1 isoform X1, protein MSRVSRDIKYMKKFVDVYFPWVDKYHAISQYWITAPIIKLFSGCNICKKAQAKEMVLKLEAKGGKKGNVWDDGVHENVRKVYVGQGQDCISFLKFEYVDGSEVVIGDEHGEKTQEVEEFVVDVDDYIIYVEAFRETVTQETIVALKFETYKGKTNKHIETSPGVKFVLQGGKIVGFHGRSTNGLHALGAYVSFSSTLDSLGNWTKVEQKGKAPGLRCSHAIAQVGNKIYSFGGEFTPNVPIDKDLYVFDLKTGKWSIAPATGDIPHLSCLGVRMVSVGKTLYVFGGRDADRKYNGFYSYDTTKNVWKLLTPVEEGPTPRSFHSMAADDKNIYVFGGVSATERLKTLDSYNIVDKKWKQCATPGESFSIRGGAGLEVVHGKVWVVYGFNGCEIDDVHYYDPVEDKWTQVETFGEKPSARSVFASAVVGKHIVVFGGEVAMDPQAHVGPGQLMDGTFALDTETLKWERLDKLGEEKEVEGTTSGSSGLSIHLGIPILLDVDVSIGNPFGGHNKKKEEKQETPEIRGWTASTSATINGKKGLLMHGGKAQTNDRFEDLFFYEFNSA, encoded by the exons atgtctCGTGTATCGCGAGATATAAAATACATGAAGAAATTCGTCGATGTTTACTTCCCATGGGTCGATAAATACCATGCAATTTCCCAATATTGGATCACTGCaccaataattaaattattctcAG GTTGTAATATTTGTAAGAAAGCGCAAGCAAAAGAGATGGTCCTAAAGCTGGAAGCAAAGGGTGGTAAGAAAGGAAATGTATGGGATGATGGCGTTCACGAAAATGTTAGAAAAGTATATGTAGGGCAAGGCCAGGATTGTATATCCTTcctcaagtttgagtatgtCGATGGTTCTGAAGTGGTTATTGGAGATGAACATGGAGAAAAAACACAAGAAGTTGAGGAG ttTGTGGTTGATGTCGACGACTACATCATTTACGTAGAAGCTTTCCGTGAGACAGTAACTCAAGAAACCATCGTGGCTCTTAAGTTCGAGACTTACAAAGGCAAAACCAATAAGCACATCGAGACCAGTCCGGGGGTAAAGTTTGTTCTCCAAGGTGGGAAAATCGTTGGGTTTCACGGGCGTTCGACCAATGGTCTACACGCCCTTGGAGCCTATGTTTCTTTCTCATCCACTCTTGATTCGCTTGGAAACTGGACAAAG GTGGAGCAAAAAGGAAAGGCCCCAGGGCTAAGATGCTCACATGCCATAGCACAAGTAGGAAACAAGATTTACTCCTTTGGAGGCGAGTTCACACCAAATGTGCCTATTGACAAAGACCTTTACGTCTTTGACCTCAAGACCGGGAAATGGTCCATCGCTCCAGCCACGGGAGACATTCCACACCTCTCCTGCTTAGGTGTCCGAATGGTGTCAGTTGGAAAAACCCTCTATGTCTTTGGTGGCCGAGACGCGGACCGCAAATACAACGGTTTCTACTCTTATGATACGACCAAAAACGTGTGGAAACTGCTAACTCCGGTCGAAGAAGGACCCACTCCTCGTAGCTTCCACTCTATGGCAGCCGATGATAAAAACATTTATGTTTTCGGTGGAGTGAGTGCTACGGAGCGGCTCAAGACCCTAGACTCCTACAACATCGTTGATAAGAAGTGGAAGCAGTGTGCGACCCCAGGGGAATCATTTAGCATAAGAGGAGGAGCCGGCCTCGAAGTAGTGCACGGGAAGGTTTGGGTGGTCTATGGATTCAACGGATGTGAAATAGATGATGTTCATTACTATGACCCGGTTGAAGACAAGTGGACACAAGTGGAAACATTTGGTGAGAAGCCTTCCGCGAGGAGCGTTTTTGCTAGTGCGGTTGTTGGGAAACACATTGTTGTATTTGGAGGTGAGGTAGCGATGGATCCACAAGCTCACGTGGGTCCGGGACAATTGATGGATGGGACATTTGCGTTGGATACAGAGACGTTGAAGTGGGAGAGGTTGGATAAGTTAGGTGAAGAGAAGGAGGTGGAGGGGACAACGAGTGGGTCATCAGGACTATCAATACATCTTGGGATCCCAATCCTATTAGATGTAGATGTTTCGATCGGAAACCCTTTTGGAGGCcacaataaaaagaaagaagagaagcagGAGACTCCGGAGATCAGGGGATGGACAGCTTCCACGAGTGCAACAATTAATGGTAAGAAAGGGCTCCTGATGCATGGTGGCAAAGCTCAGACCAATGACCGTTTTGAAGATCTCTTCTTTTATGAGTTTAACTCTGCTTAA
- the LOC106452130 gene encoding nitrile-specifier protein 1 isoform X2, which translates to MVLKLEAKGGKKGNVWDDGVHENVRKVYVGQGQDCISFLKFEYVDGSEVVIGDEHGEKTQEVEEFVVDVDDYIIYVEAFRETVTQETIVALKFETYKGKTNKHIETSPGVKFVLQGGKIVGFHGRSTNGLHALGAYVSFSSTLDSLGNWTKVEQKGKAPGLRCSHAIAQVGNKIYSFGGEFTPNVPIDKDLYVFDLKTGKWSIAPATGDIPHLSCLGVRMVSVGKTLYVFGGRDADRKYNGFYSYDTTKNVWKLLTPVEEGPTPRSFHSMAADDKNIYVFGGVSATERLKTLDSYNIVDKKWKQCATPGESFSIRGGAGLEVVHGKVWVVYGFNGCEIDDVHYYDPVEDKWTQVETFGEKPSARSVFASAVVGKHIVVFGGEVAMDPQAHVGPGQLMDGTFALDTETLKWERLDKLGEEKEVEGTTSGSSGLSIHLGIPILLDVDVSIGNPFGGHNKKKEEKQETPEIRGWTASTSATINGKKGLLMHGGKAQTNDRFEDLFFYEFNSA; encoded by the exons ATGGTCCTAAAGCTGGAAGCAAAGGGTGGTAAGAAAGGAAATGTATGGGATGATGGCGTTCACGAAAATGTTAGAAAAGTATATGTAGGGCAAGGCCAGGATTGTATATCCTTcctcaagtttgagtatgtCGATGGTTCTGAAGTGGTTATTGGAGATGAACATGGAGAAAAAACACAAGAAGTTGAGGAG ttTGTGGTTGATGTCGACGACTACATCATTTACGTAGAAGCTTTCCGTGAGACAGTAACTCAAGAAACCATCGTGGCTCTTAAGTTCGAGACTTACAAAGGCAAAACCAATAAGCACATCGAGACCAGTCCGGGGGTAAAGTTTGTTCTCCAAGGTGGGAAAATCGTTGGGTTTCACGGGCGTTCGACCAATGGTCTACACGCCCTTGGAGCCTATGTTTCTTTCTCATCCACTCTTGATTCGCTTGGAAACTGGACAAAG GTGGAGCAAAAAGGAAAGGCCCCAGGGCTAAGATGCTCACATGCCATAGCACAAGTAGGAAACAAGATTTACTCCTTTGGAGGCGAGTTCACACCAAATGTGCCTATTGACAAAGACCTTTACGTCTTTGACCTCAAGACCGGGAAATGGTCCATCGCTCCAGCCACGGGAGACATTCCACACCTCTCCTGCTTAGGTGTCCGAATGGTGTCAGTTGGAAAAACCCTCTATGTCTTTGGTGGCCGAGACGCGGACCGCAAATACAACGGTTTCTACTCTTATGATACGACCAAAAACGTGTGGAAACTGCTAACTCCGGTCGAAGAAGGACCCACTCCTCGTAGCTTCCACTCTATGGCAGCCGATGATAAAAACATTTATGTTTTCGGTGGAGTGAGTGCTACGGAGCGGCTCAAGACCCTAGACTCCTACAACATCGTTGATAAGAAGTGGAAGCAGTGTGCGACCCCAGGGGAATCATTTAGCATAAGAGGAGGAGCCGGCCTCGAAGTAGTGCACGGGAAGGTTTGGGTGGTCTATGGATTCAACGGATGTGAAATAGATGATGTTCATTACTATGACCCGGTTGAAGACAAGTGGACACAAGTGGAAACATTTGGTGAGAAGCCTTCCGCGAGGAGCGTTTTTGCTAGTGCGGTTGTTGGGAAACACATTGTTGTATTTGGAGGTGAGGTAGCGATGGATCCACAAGCTCACGTGGGTCCGGGACAATTGATGGATGGGACATTTGCGTTGGATACAGAGACGTTGAAGTGGGAGAGGTTGGATAAGTTAGGTGAAGAGAAGGAGGTGGAGGGGACAACGAGTGGGTCATCAGGACTATCAATACATCTTGGGATCCCAATCCTATTAGATGTAGATGTTTCGATCGGAAACCCTTTTGGAGGCcacaataaaaagaaagaagagaagcagGAGACTCCGGAGATCAGGGGATGGACAGCTTCCACGAGTGCAACAATTAATGGTAAGAAAGGGCTCCTGATGCATGGTGGCAAAGCTCAGACCAATGACCGTTTTGAAGATCTCTTCTTTTATGAGTTTAACTCTGCTTAA